The following are encoded in a window of Sphaerisporangium siamense genomic DNA:
- a CDS encoding helix-turn-helix domain-containing protein, translating to MSDQVKADESPWRLLGASLRHWRVDVRDLSQRDLAKAAFVDQGELSRWERGIARPHRDHIKAIDDVLGATGQIVALHAFVIELAQFRAGTVVVDSCPPTCDEVDVERRTLLQLLATLGAGAHIPASAIDALHSSLPRLTGQSAENSVEEWEQIAWDYAQGVWTEPPGSRFVDLAGDIQALEQRLARTVGDTERADLLRVYAQLTAFMALELADTSSARASWRSWRAARSAADAAGDVELRMWIRAREASESFYLRRGGTVADDLIEEVVHLAQGRAGQGLAEGLKTRARMLACAGRSEDARKAVTDLDDVFQRLPTAVTSDHISVWGVSLESVQFAQAYALTELGDTKAAMPMIEQAFAACPREKAGGRANMHLVQAWALVRDREVTEGLDHALDVTRPMPVTAARRRLVGEITGALPEKAHDLPAARELRALVAGRSSA from the coding sequence ATGAGCGATCAGGTCAAAGCGGATGAATCACCGTGGCGTCTGCTCGGTGCTTCCCTGCGTCATTGGCGGGTGGACGTTCGTGATCTTTCCCAGCGCGATCTGGCGAAAGCCGCATTCGTCGATCAAGGCGAACTGTCGAGGTGGGAGCGTGGCATCGCCCGGCCGCACCGCGATCACATCAAGGCCATCGATGATGTTTTGGGGGCCACTGGACAGATTGTGGCGCTTCACGCATTCGTGATAGAGCTTGCCCAATTTAGGGCGGGTACAGTGGTTGTCGATTCCTGTCCTCCAACGTGTGACGAGGTCGATGTGGAACGCCGTACTCTTCTCCAGCTTTTGGCCACGCTCGGCGCCGGAGCCCACATTCCCGCCTCCGCGATAGACGCCCTCCATTCGAGCCTGCCAAGGCTCACCGGCCAGTCCGCCGAGAACAGCGTGGAAGAATGGGAACAAATCGCATGGGATTACGCGCAAGGTGTCTGGACCGAACCGCCGGGTTCCCGGTTCGTCGATCTTGCAGGTGACATCCAGGCCCTGGAACAGCGACTCGCGCGGACGGTGGGCGACACGGAACGCGCGGATCTTCTCCGCGTCTACGCGCAGCTCACGGCGTTCATGGCCTTGGAGCTGGCGGACACCTCCAGCGCCCGCGCGTCCTGGCGCTCATGGCGAGCCGCCCGCTCGGCGGCGGACGCAGCCGGAGATGTCGAACTGCGCATGTGGATACGCGCCCGTGAGGCTTCTGAGTCGTTCTATCTCCGTCGTGGTGGGACGGTCGCGGACGACTTGATCGAGGAAGTCGTTCATCTCGCTCAGGGACGAGCGGGCCAGGGACTGGCCGAGGGCTTGAAGACTCGCGCTCGCATGCTCGCCTGTGCGGGCAGATCCGAAGACGCGCGTAAAGCGGTGACCGACCTCGACGACGTCTTCCAGCGACTGCCTACGGCCGTGACGAGCGATCACATCTCCGTCTGGGGTGTCTCGCTGGAGAGCGTCCAGTTCGCCCAGGCGTACGCGCTGACCGAGCTGGGTGATACGAAGGCGGCCATGCCCATGATCGAGCAGGCTTTCGCGGCATGTCCACGAGAGAAGGCCGGGGGAAGGGCGAACATGCACCTCGTCCAGGCTTGGGCGTTGGTCAGGGACCGCGAGGTCACCGAAGGACTTGATCACGCTCTTGACGTCACGAGACCAATGCCCGTCACTGCGGCACGCCGCAGGCTCGTCGGAGAGATCACCGGTGCGCTGCCCGAGAAGGCGCACGATCTCCCCGCCGCTCGTGAGCTCCGTGCCTTGGTGGCCGGGCGATCGTCGGCCTGA